In the Neospora caninum Liverpool complete genome, chromosome Ia genome, one interval contains:
- a CDS encoding putative tubulin-specific chaperone: MVDAALDSDAQARLLLCPRESAAYARLDVTHNLHPGRRWMEIVFTLDAPLASVKDKLYRHTGSSPSNIQVFLKFTPEDPGRPLLDPAQTLREAGCVEGCILHVVDDSGERVAVPPSSVGESREESLEGKYVMDEETYDQREGTARKFLARLQKEQPDLFAKKKEAKVEEEDEETWKQRLETARTTFPIGSRCRLSGDRRGAVAYVGPRPSKSLRQIWIGVALDEPLGTTDGRDGTSKKAAGAHLKPLFECNGEKYGEFATPDEVEVGDFPPIDPFDLLDEI, encoded by the exons ATGGTGGACGCGGCTTTGGACAGTGACGCACAggctcgcctgcttctctgtcCACGGGAGAGCGCAGCTTACGCGCGCCTCGACGTCACACACAACCTCCATCCTGGGCGTAGGTGGATGGAAATTGTGTTTACGCTGGATGCGCCCTTGGCCTCCGTCAAAGACaagctgtacagacacacggGAAGCAGCCCGAGCAATATCCAGGTTTTCCTCAAATTCACGCCGGAGGACCCGGGAAGGCCTCTCCTCGACCCCGCGCAAACGCTCAG agaagcaggCTGCGTAGAAGGCTGCATTCTCCACGTCGTCGACGACAGTGGGGAGCGAGTCGccgttcctccctcttccgtgGGCGAAAGCAGGGAAGAAAGTTTAGAGGGGAAGTATGTTATGGACGAAGAAACGTACGACCAACGTGAAGGAACTGCCCGAAagtttctcgcgcgcctgcaAAAGGAACAGCCCGACTTGTTTgccaagaaaaaggaagcgaaggtcgaggaggaagatgaagaaacGTGGAAGCAACGATTGGAAACCGCGCGAACCACGTTCCCCATCGGCAGCCGTTGCAGG CTCTCTGGCGACCGCCGCGGGGCGGTTGCTTATGTGGGACCGCGTCCGTCGAAGTCTCTTCGGCAAATCTGGATTG GCGTGGCTCTGGACGAACCCCTCGGCACGACAGACGGCCGAGATGGGACGTCGAAGAAGGCTGCCGGCGCGCATCTGAAGCCTCTTTTTGAGTGTAATGGAGAGAAATATGGAGAGTTTGCAACGCCGGACGAAGTGGAAGTGGGCGACTTCCCGCCCATAGACCCGTTTGATTTGCTCGACGAAATTTAG
- a CDS encoding putative calmodulin — protein MPVSEQNMREAFIVFDRDGDGELTHQEAALAMRSCGVPVVDQELDLPGKVNYAVFKDYLMKRIAVSDPLAELIKHFERVDRKKDGTIRTEELGQVMKALCSSMTEDEIENLMRRADPNKSGSIKYAEFVHQCF, from the coding sequence ATGCCAGTTTCCGAACAGAACATGCGCGAGGCATTCATCGTTTTTGAtcgagacggcgacggcgagctcACACATCAAGAAGCTGCGCTGGCCATGCGATCATGTGGCGTTCCTGTGGTCGACCAGGAATTAGACCTACCAGGAAAAGTGAACTACGCCGTTTTCAAGGATTATCTGATGAAACGCATTGCAGTGTCAGATCCACTGGCAGAACTCATCAAACATTTTGAGCGCGTCGATCGCAAAAAGGACGGCACTATCCGCACTGAAGAGCTCGGGCAGGTCATGAAAGCTCTGTGCAGCTCTATGACGGAGGATGAGATCGAAAATCTCATGAGACGGGCAGATCCGAACAAATCAGGGAGTATCAAATATGCGGAGTTTGTTCATCAGTGCTTTTAA